The region CACCAACCCAAACGGCAGATGCCTTTGCGACAGAAACTAGATTAAGTCCTGTAGGTTTTCCAAATGGTTCTGAATGGGAAATTAGAACTTATATTCATATTAATATAGGAAAATAGAAAATTTCAGTAAATGAAAACAAAAATAGAAACATATTTAAAGTCCTCGTTTTTTATAATGTTGATGATAAGTTTATCTAGTTGCGAAAGAGATATTTCAGTAGATGCAACGATAGCTTCTTATCCCTCAACGGCAGAAGTCTTTATAGATGGTTTTAGTGGAGGCTTGGAATATTATCCGTATGCTGATTCTAAATTTACTGCTTTTTCAGTCGATACTGAAACTAAATACCTAGGAGCTGCTTCTATGCGTTTTGATGTACCAAATGTAGATGATCCGGAAGGAGCATACGCAGGTGCAATCTTTAGGGATGATAATGGTGGTAGAGATTTATCTAATTATGATGCACTTACTTTTTGGGCAAAGGCAACAACAGCAGCGACTATTAACGATATAGGTTTTGGTCAAGATTTTGGAGAGAACAAATTTCAAGTAAGTAAAAGGGGTTTGCGGTTAACTACAAACTGGGTCAAATATACGATCCCAATTCCAATACCTTCTAAACTTACCAAAGAAAGTGGTATGATGTGGTTTGCGGAAGGTCCTGAAAACGGAGATGGCTATACTTTTTGGATAGATGAATTGAAATTCGAGAAGCTAGGAACTATTGGGCAGCCAAGACCTGCAATTCAGAATGGTCAAGATATTATTACGGATTCTTTTATAGGAGTAAATGTAACGGTTGCAGACTTAGTGCAAACCTTCAATTTAGGTTCGGGCATAAATGAAACGATAGCAATAGCGCCTAGTTATTTTGAATTTTCATCGTCAGATTCAAGCGTTGCAGAAGTAAGTTCATCGGGTTCTATACAAGTACTTTCGGATGGTTTAACAGTAATTAGTGCTACTTTAGATGGGTTAGATGCTTTAGGTTCTTTAACCATAAATTCAAGCGGTGCTTTTGTTTTAGCACCAACTCCAGAAAGAGATCCAGATAAGGT is a window of Polaribacter litorisediminis DNA encoding:
- a CDS encoding Ig-like domain-containing protein yields the protein MKTKIETYLKSSFFIMLMISLSSCERDISVDATIASYPSTAEVFIDGFSGGLEYYPYADSKFTAFSVDTETKYLGAASMRFDVPNVDDPEGAYAGAIFRDDNGGRDLSNYDALTFWAKATTAATINDIGFGQDFGENKFQVSKRGLRLTTNWVKYTIPIPIPSKLTKESGMMWFAEGPENGDGYTFWIDELKFEKLGTIGQPRPAIQNGQDIITDSFIGVNVTVADLVQTFNLGSGINETIAIAPSYFEFSSSDSSVAEVSSSGSIQVLSDGLTVISATLDGLDALGSLTINSSGAFVLAPTPERDPDKVTSIFSDYYENTTVDFYNGYWQPYQETLSADFSIDGDHILNYTNFNFVGIQFANPTIDTTVKSNLHFNMYIPGEVPSNFDFLISIVDFGPDQVGGGGDDSREQLFIRRSSRVVANEWMTFEFPLTSGNRSNVGQIIFENINFSSLRNIYLDNIYFYE